The sequence below is a genomic window from Ciona intestinalis unplaced genomic scaffold, KH HT000141.2, whole genome shotgun sequence.
GTTttgccaaaaatattttcgttgGATCCGTTTTGCTGTCACCTTGAATGTTGCTGCCTGTGGAAACATATTACGCAATGATACAGGTGTTCGCACCAGACATACAATCATATTAGCATATAGACACAACAGGTGTAAACGCTTAACTGCAGAAATTGATGAAATTAAGATacacaaaacaattatataggCATATTGACAGAAACACACATAAGCACTTAAACATTGATGCAGAACACAAATCGCAATAGCACACAACAAATtcaaactacattttaaaatagcaTAGACTACcacaacattttgtttgtggAAAATTAACCAAACATTAGAGTGGTTTAAGGGTATGTTAatccaacacccagggtgtgTTATTATCTAGACTCCATGAAGGCAGTTGACAGTCactcaaaaataaatattatttactgtACGAATAAAGTCCTACAGCTTGGGATGCTATGGGACCTTCACGTTCGTCGTGTTTTCACGTTCGTCGAACCTTCACGTTCGTTGTGTTTTAGCCTCTATGTGCGCCTTGGTTAAGTATACACTGACATTTTTTTGCCCTCCTTAACAGGAAAAACGAGCCCACCACCCATAAAAACTCACCCCCGCTTGCAGATCTTCCGTCTTATCAACGAGGTCATCAAGTTTGTCGCCACGTTCGATAACTTTCTCGATGTTTTGTCTCATGATGCCCGTAACCTCACCTACCTAAGTGGGAGAAtccaaatgtttaaaacaaataaactgtgattgttgttttttaaaactctgTAATTAAACTCTGCGTAAATAAAGAATCAAACAAATGCTTCCCAAACGTGTATATATGCGCAACTTTTTGgaatttactttttacatcTGCAAACTAAAATTCTAAAAGGAATAAAGTAAACTTCTTGCACCATggacacaaaaaatataaaactgggACCGACAGccaagaaatacaaaatatatttgtaacgTTTTGGTAACCAAAGTTGGCTCTATTGAGAAAACATGATGCTTCATCCAAATGTATATTATGCTTCTTCTGTGATCCTATGCACCAATTTAACTACCAATTAAATTCGTATTATGTATAGTATAGGCGGGCATAATATATCACATTACCTGATTCTGCATGGTTGACAACTGATCACCTTTCCCTTTGTTGAAATCAtcctttaaataaatagccGGGCAAATATTTAAGTTCTTTCTTACAATTTTCTTTGGTTATAccagtatttataaatacatgaacaatgaactataaaacctattgtatttgcttttattgAAGCATTACATAANNNNNNNNNNNNNNNNNNNNNNNNNNNNNNNNNNNNNNNNNNNNNNNNNNNNNNNNNNNNNNNNNNNNNNNNNNNNNNNNNNNNNNNNNNNNNNNNNNNNNNNNNNNNNNNNNNNNNNNNNNNNNaaatacaaaatatatttgtaacgTTTTGGTAACCAAAGTTGGCTCTATTGAGAAAACATGATGCTTCATCCAAATGTATATTATGCTTCTTCTGTGATCCTATGCACGAATTTAACTACCAATTTAATTCGTATTATGTATAGTATAGGCGGGCATAATATATCACATTACCTGATTCTGCATGGTTGACAACTGATCACCTTTCCCTTTGTTGAAATCAtcctttaaataaatagccGGGCAAATATTTAAGTTCCTTCTTACAATTTTCTTTGGTTATAccagtatttataaatacatgaacaatgaactataaaacctattgtatttgcttttattgAAGCATTACATAACTCACCCCAACGTACTGTACCGTTTTACCCCAACCCTAAAGAACTATCCTACACTTGGTGTAGGCTACACCAAGCGAacataccatcttaccccaaccctaAAGAACCATCGAACTTCAAGTGAACAGACCAACTTACCCCAAGTTACTGGACCATCTTCCCCTAACCctactgtaccatcttaccctaacccTACTGTACAAGCGAacagaccatcttaccccatccctGTACCATCCTACCCCAAGCGAActtaccatcttaccccaaccctaCTGAACCATCTAACCCCTATCTCTACTGTACCATCCTACCCCAAGCTACCGGGCCAtcctaccccaacctactatacccAACTTACCATTATTCCAGATAAAATGTTTCTGAAATCTCGATTAAACTCGAACGCAGAAGCGCCAGTGGTTCGCTGCAAGAGACTTCCAGATGAACAAAACTGTTTCTTTAACTGAAAGTtgggaaatattaaatatttcaataataaatatgtttatgttgtatCTGGTGGTTGTTTTGCTTTGTAGTTATTTTGTGATCGGCTTCAATAATTCTGTATTGGTTGTGTTAAGATATAAAGtgggaaatttaaaacaacttccTCTGACAAATAAACTGTGTACATAACAACAGTGTTTTCTTCGTTGGTGGGCAATGTGTATTATATGTATGTGGTTTAATATATGAAACTACAGTATAGTATGAAAGGATACTGGAAGCTCTCCCAGTGGGTAGGGTGAAGCTGCATTTGTggaataactttaaaacaagtaaaccTCGAGGGGTTGGGGTTGCTGGAAGTtttgtgtccttgagcaagtcACTTAATGGTAAAtgcagaacacccgtgttataacgactgtcgctttttAACTACGcaagataaaacaagtttcattgaTTCATTAAAAACAAGTAAGACTCAAACTCAAGCACTAATGGGGTTTGGTAATGCTGGAAGCTTCctgtgggtaaaattaataattaaactacTTCTTACTTCTTCCAGGAATAAATATGGAATCCTTCTCCCAAATTCTTTATCAGCAGCACATAGATAGACCAACCCGTTGTCCGTCATTGTGTGATACAAGACACTGTTATGTAACAAGTggttaaatgaataaacaattGCTATACTATTTGtacttataaatattcttcTGATAATCATAGGCACATACCtagggcaggccaaccctggaattttctTCACTGCATTaataagtaaacattacaacctaaagttaaatatgtttcacaggattgtgtgtctaactatccctgcctcccctgtattttaaaaacattatcacCTATTTAACCATGGTTATAATACCCTAACCACCCAACAGTTTACCAACCCAGCaccatttttgttaaaaattaaaaaataaactcacTCATCATGTGGCAGAGTGGTTTTCCTTACACCAACTGTAGGCAGGTCAGTGAGGAAACCTTGTGCATGAAACTGGTGGTCTCCTGGCCCAATAGTTTTGTCCACAAGAATAACATTACCCCGCGAAATACAACTATATAATATCGGCATCTTGTGTTACAAgttatagaaatataaaaagcaaatctgcaggaaaaataaatttaactgaCTAACTGTATACAGGTGTCTAGGGAATAATTATCCTTGTCCaacgccgtggcaaagtggttagtgcgcaAGCccttaacccagaggtaatgggttcaaggctcgtggctgctaccattgttggcgtatgtgtccttggacaagacacttaacggcaattgcttcaacccttgtccaaattatcagtcatacaaaaaattaaaaaataatgacccacaaagtaacatacatggtaactggtgacacgaggtgtatgtgttataaagactgtcgttttcctgccactcgaaaataaagcaagttacattcgttcattcactTAGCTGAAATGCACAATTATATTGCCTGAACTGTAACCATACAAAGGATCCTCCACTACTACCAACTATAACTATTTGTTTGGTATTTTGCATGGGTGAGATGCCGTACCAAGGCTCGTCATCGGCCTTATAAGCCAGAGTTTGGCTATTATTCCAATACCCAGCTGAGTACAACTAATAAACTGGATTTCCTGGTTTcaaataacataaaacatttaccCAACAGCTTTGTTGCAAGTTACCAACAgagttgttttgtaatttgcGCAAAATATGATTAATACTTCGCCAATAATCATGAATTAtgtcattgttttaataatgagtcaataaaaacaaacgtgtgcaatttaaattaggttactttaaacaaaacatgtcCAAATAACATAATCATACTCATACACTCGTGTATATATGCAGAACTTTTGGAAATTTATCTTTCATTTGCACATCTCATCTGCAAACTATACAATTGTAAAAGTGGTTCTTCAAACTTATgtcaaactttataaataaactagaTATCCGTACGACGAGCATAGTGTACCAAACTAGCTATATCCGTACAGGCAGTAAATAACCAGAAACGCttgaaaaaaacttaaatcacCTGTTACATAAACGTGAAATTATTCATCCAGTTTCATTTTGTCTTGTATTGGTGTTTCTGTTTATATAGAAGTAATACTCTACTGCCACACAGCGGTTAAATACATGTATAACTTATTAACGCAAGATGACAGCAATTTAGCAAAAGGGGTGTTCAAACCTACAACTGGTGTCTTGtcggtttgtttttatataaatacaaaaaaatgattctgTACGGTACTCAAGGGTCAATGTGCAAGAGAGTGTAGTTAACTAAACCAACTATtagacataaataaataaaatatttatgtgaTATGGGTATAACTGAATAGTACTGGAAAACAGTCAccaaagtgtatgaaataaacacccgtgttatacaaagataaataagttacattcgttcaacTATTAgcaattatgttttaataattacccTGAAACGAATGAAGGGAAATCTGGAAGCTTAAAATCTTATATACGTTTCGTATTCTGTTTCAATAGTAAATATTGGCACATAACAACATATATCGTGCATAATCAGATGTATTGTGCGCTCAAAGTAACATTTAACACAGCAGCACCACGTAACAACCGACGCTTGCAACGCGTAACAGATaccactgtgatgtcacaacgtgcaaaatgacgtcacacaggaAAAACGAAATTCGctcaaaacaaagttttaacaaaaatatttaatgtttaaaatagaataagtTGTTTCAATAACAACAAAGTGAAACTGCGTATACAAACACGAACACCCCGTGTTAAAGAAGTGGTTCTCATCCTATGGTAGCGTACCACTTCTGGTACATGAGGGTCTTCTACGTGAAATGTGAGCAActtatcaagtttaaacatatcaacagtaaaaataaaaatatgatttagtgtcaaagctttttaaattaataaaacaatagcTTTTAAAGACAAAACtagttttgtacttttttaagaaatttaggaaatgaaataaaagaatttaaaagttgCTTTTGTAATAAATGCTCACTGTAGGTTTTTACGTTTTGTAGATTTTAAAGAAAGGAAATATAGGAAACAAAAACTTctttagtgttttaaataagttgtaaAAGAAGTCTAAATAGAACAACACTTATGTGTGTACCATCGAGGAACGAGAACCACTGTCGTACAAGATGTTCGCATCATAACATAACAGGGGCAACATGTGGACTATGACAAGAAGCGATTGCCATCAGTAACGGGATGTCTTGAGATTCAATGCTGGAATAATATTGGGGTTATAACTGGTACCGTGTGTTTTTATGTGGGGGGTGGGAGGTAAATGGGTTTGTATTTaatgttagatgagacaagagtgagtgttacaagtaccaagctggtctttatataacactcactcttgtctaatctaacactgaggatggtgcagtttcagttatTCAACTTTAAACAGTAAGGATGGTGCTGtagacaagagtgagtgttacaagtaccaagctggtctttatataacactcactcttgtctaatctaacactgaggatggtgcagtttcagttatTCAACTTTAAACAGTAAGGATGGTGCTGtagacaagagtgagtgttacaagtaccaagctggtctttatataacactcactcttgtctcatctaacactgaggatggtgcagtttcagttaatcaactttaaccatcctcagtgttagatgagacaggAGTGAGTGTTATTAATAGAAAACTACTTATAAATATACACCTAGACCTGGCTTTAAACTCAGCACCCCAGGATTACATACAACACAATACTTACTTTAATACTGCTGATAGTTGATCGACCGTAACCCGTTTAATTCCTCGGACATATTCCGCTAACATTCGACTCTTTAACACTAGTTGGCGTAATTCGCGCTCAAGATTTTCCAAAcactgaaaaaaatgattttgtttaataaggTATTTGGTACTGGGTGTGTAGGTCATTACACCAACAACCAGGGCGCCATCATTGAGACCCAACTgaagtttatagacactcagtaatatacattctattctatatgggtgaggtcttcagtgaggcacacctgagacctgggatgtaggtatattaaCCAGACAACCTAAAAGCCATTAttcctgtttttaaatttttaaattcaagtttttaaatttaaataacaaatttgaCAACACGTTCTACTTACAAATTGCGCCGACATTTTATGATTGTATAAATGAGCCGTTCGTTGCAATATTGAGCCGACTAGCTTTGAGGTGAGAGCGGGTAACGATGGGCGTTCGCTGTGGAGGCGTTGACTGCTGTATACTTTCACTGTCCTGTGGACGAGTATAGGGTGGTTTAATAAATCAAGGTAACTTgtcatcctcgcgtggcagaaaagacaattgttataaaacgagtgtttgtttcacacacctcgtgccttaCAAATTAgcaagtatgttacttcgtgggtgattgGTTTAtgaatggctgacaatttggacaaactaTCAGTGGCCACtgtgttgaagcaattgccattaggTATTAAAAAGGACACATATGCACACAATgttagcaacgacgagccttgagcCCATAACATGCAAAGAAATACACAACATTACCATCAAACCAGTGTTCTTTGGTAATAAATACACATACACACTATAGTAGCCTCAAGCACCATCACATAAGACATACCAGTTCTCAGTATCAGCGAGGATGCAAACAGCTTCAGCCACAGGTTCGTCCAATGATGGTATCCTTGTCATGTGATCTAGGTCTTGTAAGATGCGCTCATGCATATCAGGATGGTCATGTGACCCATGGAGCACAAAGTCGGTTAAATATTCAGGGTTGTAACTGGAAAGTGGAGGTTGTTAGTTGTATGTTGAAACTTAGTAACTTACTTTGATGCATATGCTAATATTGGCCTGGTGTTTCCTAAACAATGTAGCATgttgtaagttgttttatactttatttagAGCAGGGAGATTTCACGCTGATAAAGATGACCTAAATGATCAAAACATCGGTATGCAAATAAATGCCAGAAAATCTGCTTTACTAAACTAAGTGTAATATACCTGTtagaaacagtttataaagaataaatatagcTCGGGTACAACAAGTGGTACGCTACCACAGGATGAGAACCACTTCTTTAACATGGGGTGTTTGTATATGCAGGTTTACTTTGTTGTTATTGAAACAAcctattctattttaaacattaaatatttttattaagacCTTCATTTAAGTTGTATGCATCGATTTATGAACAAATATAAAGCAAACGTCAACTTACTCTGCCATTAAGGAGTCGAATCCAACGCTGTCCGTTCGTGGTTTGTTGGGTTTATCCTCATCATCGATGACATCACTAAGTGGGAGTTCACGGAATGTGATGTCATTGCTGTGCTTGAATGAACACGGGGTGTAAGTGTTCGTGGGGGTGAGACTGGGTAAGGGTAAGTCCCTGGGACGTGGGATGGGAAATTCCCGGGGCTGGGGGTTTGTGTCACCCGCTGTGGGTAAAGTGGGGTAAAGTTTGGGGATCGCTACTTTCGGGGTTTCAGTATGAGGAGTTGGTGGGTAAGTGGGGTGTGGGGTTGTTGGTGAGATGGGATGCTTGGGGCTCCTTGGGAGCGGGGTGGGTGAAGTTGGGGCTTGCATGTTCTGGGTTGGGGATTGGGTGTCAAGTTTCGGGTAAATAGTAGAAGGTAGTTGGTTAGTGGGGACGGCAGTGAATGTTTGGCGTTCTATGAATGTTCCGTCTTGTTTCGAGATTGTTTCGTCTTGTTCGTCATcggaattattaaaatattcgtCAAACGCATTATGGTTGATCTCAATTGATGGAATTCGCATGAGTTCAATGCGTTGGAAGCTCGGACTTTCACTTTCGTAGTTACCACTAGGGGGTGGGGAACAGGGAAGCTTTTGTCGCCGCGCACCAACACGCACTTTGGCTCCGCAGTTGGAAGATATTCGGCGCAGGTTTGGTTGGATTGTGTCGCGTGCTACGACGGAAGGGTTCGACACCGACCTTATGGGTGGGCGGGGTTCGGTGGGGACCGGGGGTTTAGTGTTCGGGGCAAACGTGGGTAACTTAGGGGGAGTCTTGAGTTCCACGCATGCTCGCTGCACGTTCAGCACATTTTGCACACGGGGTTCAAGGTGCATTGCGTGCGTTTCAATCTCTTTACACGGGGCGTCATCTTTTGTGGGTAGTTTCTTGGCAGGTATTGGTTTGTTTCTTATAGTTGGTTCACACCCTGGTTGGTGGGTCGGTATCTCGGGGAGTTTGAGTTCGAACGCAGCAACATCATCCGGTTTGTTTAGGATGATACGGTGGTTGGAAGCTGCGGAGAATTCAAGTGAaagctttaaatatttaattaaatacccTTTCTATATCATGCTGGTGTTGCTACTTGgcataagtttaaaaatgtacatttcaaaaatgtttGGCTTCGTGGCAGATAAAGCAGTGATACACCAACATTATTTAAGAAGTAAGAAGAGCTTCTACCTATATTGTGCTATTAACTTTCCATATATTGTGTCAGCTTTCAAGATAAACATTGGCGGCaaactaatttaaacacaggggaggcaggaaCCAATCTAACTTATCAGTTATAATGTTTACTCTTTACTGATTAACAGAGTGCAGAAAATTGATGGGTTGCAACCCACCCTGCCGCCCCAGGTTTTCCGCCCGTGAATGATGTTCACAACTATACACAACACCCAAGGTAAAACTTACAAATAGcgtttaaacttaaagtgCTTGTTGACGATCGGACCATGCTCTCTACCGCCACCTTGTCACACGTGGTGTCATGTGACTTGCGTCGACTCTGGATccctctgtgacgtaacaatccaTCGTTGGAGTATGTGCGCTGTctgtattgtgatgtaataacaATGAAGTGAATTAAATCCAATATTTGTGTAAATAACAATTAAGACAGAGTCACACGGTCCGCAAAAACGACATAAAACGACATACGTATCCTGGGTTTCGGGTAATGGTTAAAATCTGGcccaattttttatataattacgtttaattaatttttatgaatttatgtttaattaaaattataaagccAATAAATATGACATGTCAGGACACACTGCTAAATATATACCAGGTCCCCCACAAGGACGGgactaataataatatttatacacaCAACCTACATATAAAGGTTTGTATAAATGAAACCAGATACACATAAGTTCATTCTTAACTCAATGTGACACTGgatttaaattgttgttttcttattttagaACGCCAAACAAATAATTGATGCTGAAATTTGGTTTCAGTCATGAGGTCACATGGTGAcatgtgacatcacaacaccCTCTACGAGTCATCATAATCCTTTGTGTGACTCATCAAATAATGATTGTGACTCGAGATAAGGGAAGTACTTCGATATGAAGCATTGGAgctaaagtttttaaatgaagGAAACAAATCCAACTTAACGATTGTAAAGTGTAATGTTACTAATTAAttcagtgcagaaaattccaaGGTTGCCCACATTACCAACCCAAGTTTGGCACAATAGCAAGCTTATCTGTGCAACTGGTAAATCAACAGCAACATAGGaacttaattataaacataatatacacaGTTTTAAggcaatatttacaaatttcatTTTCCTGTTAATTCTTTGCTGTCATATtcacaaaaaattacaaaacactgTTTAAAATGAAGATAAACAATGTACTAACATGCGCATATTATAATTTCatcataatgtttattgttccACAAAGTATTGCCAACAAACATTACCTGTCGGGAGCACGAAGGCCACTGATTGGATAATTTCCTCGTCGTTTTATCGGCCCACTGTATGTTCTCAGTAACGGGGAATCCCCCGTGTAAGATGCGTTCGGGGAAGAAGTGCTTCGAtgaatgttgtttctatttgatgatgtcatcatacCTGATGATGTCGTAGTgcttgatgatgtcatattattttttaatgatgtCAGCGCacttgatgatgtcacactatttgatgatgtcataatgtttgaTGACGCCATAGTATtttttgatgatgtcatagagcttgatgatgtcatagagcatgatgatgtcatagagttTGATGATGTACCTTGActcattgtgacatcatcatccaCACTAACGAGAACATACTCGTCGTCTTCAAGTTCAGATTCCACGAGGTTTGTTCGAATGTTCTTCACCGGGACTGTGGTCGGGACGCCGAGCGACTGAAAAGGGGCATGGGGTTTAATATTCATGTGCTTGCCATTAGCGCCAACAGTGGTTACAACACAGGATTGCCTTAATTTGTAGCAAATAAATCTAACCAACAGCCATGTTTTTCCACATATTtttcgagttttaaacaaatctggggcgacattgttaaaatgtagttataCTCATCATTGTCAAACATTGGGAAACTTCTTCATAAACAATATGATAGCATGCATATAACGAGGCACGTCAGGGGACCTGGGGGGGAAGTAAAAAACTCACCACACACTACTCACCGCAGGCGTAATTTTCTCAGGCACGGGAACCACGTCGTCCACTCTTGCTGACCGAATGAAATACGACAACACACTAAGCACGGTGGACACCGATTCATGGTTGCTACCCGTCACCACTGTGCGACAAACTTTGGTGGGGGAACCAACTGCGCCGTATAAATCACTGGGAAAAGTAAGTAATTTATGGTTGTGTTTCTGGGTGAATGAACGTAAGTAATTTATCCTTTTGTGGTGGGACAACGACATTAGTTGTaacacttacaagttaccatgtttgtaactttgtgggttattgttatattgtatagctgacaatttacacaacccattagtgaccactgggttgaagtaaCTGTGTCTTGTGCAAGGTTTAAATACTGCTTTAGTTATATTTGCATTCATAACATCACATGTCTGTTTATTTCACCGattttaataacttaaaaTGTTGCAAAAACCTAAACTAAAACCATTTCCTCTTACCCAAGTTGTACCCATAATGCATTGTAATTCTCTTGTGGTTCGTTCCCGCCATTAGATGGGGTGGCAGAGCTCACCCAGCCAAGATGGTGGGTAAGTACCGATGTCAGGAGACCCGTGAAGAAACTAAAGAAAAGTTTTTAGGGATCACTTCCATTTAAAGGGTAAACGTATAATATTTATCGCTTATGGTACGTTATTCattaaacttcattttttttcgATTACGAATTTCTTTGCACTTAATCTTGCATATTATGATTACAGACGTAGCGCTAAGGGTgctttttaaaacaggggtgacattaTATGCTTTACGTGTTTAGGACCCCAGTTTTGGGCCTtaacagattttaccctgctgttaggtgtctatacaaacaagcagagtcaaagtatattgaattcaccacattaattaatgagattccctatgtttgaaaactatgagtgtaactgtattttaacaatgtcaccccagattttaccctacTGTTAGGTgtccatacaaacaagcagagccaaagtatattgcattcaccacattaattaatggggtttcctatgtttgacaactatgagtgtaactgtattttaggaatgtcaccccagattttaattcaacaaagcatatatttaacattaattatTTTCTTACCAGTTTTTTTGCTTGGAGTTACAGTGAGCCACAAGCCGAACTAGATCCCCCataaagcaattaacaaccaCCGAACGTTGGTGTGTGGAAGTGGTTGGGCATTGTAAGGTGGACCATACTGGCTCAGGGAGACGGGGAGTGGAGTAGAGGGTTTGGAGGGACAGGGTGAAAGTGGAAAGTGCCTGCAGGGGGGAGAGTGTTACGTGTTAGTGTATGTAACCTGCTTTATCCGCGTATGGTGAGAAAACTATATTCACTGTAACACAGATGTTCGTTTCGCAGTCATACACCTCGAGCCAGCTTacagttaccttgtatgtaactttgtgggtgaatgttttaatgtttggtttacaatttggacaacccattagtcaccactgggttggagaaactGACGTTAAGGGTCTTGCCTAAGCACAAATACGCTTACGATGGTAGCCCACTGGCACCGTTAAACCCACAAACTCTAAGCTCCAGACAAGCGTGCAACCACAAACAAATATGTTGCAGCCACATCATATAAGCAACACCAACCTTCATCATTGAATGATAGAACTCCTGCTTTGGTTGAAACTTAAACGCTTGTTCGATGTCGTTCTTCAGTTTGGTCATGTGTGTTTCAATGATGGGGAAATGTTCAAAGAAAAACTGACGGAACGCCCTGGGGGGGGGTTAgagttttattttgaattccCCATAATATGctggtaatatttaaatgtttctatGAAATAGTTTCGCCATGTTTTGTAAAGAATTGTTAAGAAGctttaataagttttgttttgccTCAAACTAATCCGGAGGGTTTAGATGTGCAGTgaaatatgatatctatgttaatatatatgatatctatgttattatatatatatatatgatatctatgttaatatacatgatatctatgttaatatacatgatatctatgttcttACTTTGCGTTAGATGGTTCCGGTTCGCATAACACAGCAAATCCGATTCTTAGCTTTCCTCGTCTGAATGGAACGCTCTTCTCATTTATCTGGAAGAGGGTTGGGTGGAATTGTTACGCAGCTAATGTTAAATGGTTAGCTTGGTATGTTGGGTAATAATGTCAAATGTGCCATCAGTTCCTAGTGtaacactgtaggaccttaacCCTATTGAATGGATAAGCATATTGAGGGAAACTAAAGCAGTTGTTTTTAACATCGTAAACGAAGAATATCAGGGTTGGACCCTCATTACTGATTCATATGTCCTTGGTAAAAACTATTAATGGTAATCTCTCCAACC
It includes:
- the LOC101242748 gene encoding folliculin-interacting protein 2-like isoform X2; this translates as MENMFQKLQKKILVSERKLNSRLSKCSLFSKPRILNHSMSPVVSPAVETPLCDETMVVVERPAPNVRLVLFKEFGDTSDRKIVFDSKSLQQEKNIEQQQQQQQQQQEQKPQYQYVRTPADWDMLSEMLFGSVGMAHKVASIKIHYVKSPPQIMLSRVFCLPSLKDAATVSLDRGMENHLEMQRSNAVSSRRKANTMPVPSPVRSHTPQPINRLPRSDSSSSLTNFFANPYLLHSSTGSLGTTKIQIPSIHNKSHSLPKHQRDSFTLHEEINEKSVPFRRGKLRIGFAVLCEPEPSNAKAFRQFFFEHFPIIETHMTKLKNDIEQAFKFQPKQEFYHSMMKALSTFTLSLQTLYSTPRLPEPVWSTLQCPTTSTHQRSVVVNCFMGDLVRLVAHCNSKQKNCFFTGLLTSVLTHHLGWVSSATPSNGGNEPQENYNALWVQLGDLYGAVGSPTKVCRTVVTGSNHESVSTVLSVLSYFIRSARVDDVVPVPEKITPASLGVPTTVPVKNIRTNLVESELEDDEYVLVSVDDDVTMSQGTSSNSMTSSCSMTSSSSMTSSKNTMASSNIMTSSNSVTSSSALTSLKNNMTSSSTTTSSGMMTSSNRNNIHRSTSSPNASYTGDSPLLRTYSGPIKRRGNYPISGLRAPDRQRTYSNDGLLRHRGIQSRRKSHDTTCDKVAVESMVRSSTSTLSLNAISSNHRIILNKPDDVAAFELKLPEIPTHQPGCEPTIRNKPIPAKKLPTKDDAPCKEIETHAMHLEPRVQNVLNVQRACVELKTPPKLPTFAPNTKPPVPTEPRPPIRSVSNPSVVARDTIQPNLRRISSNCGAKVRVGARRQKLPCSPPPSGNYESESPSFQRIELMRIPSIEINHNAFDEYFNNSDDEQDETISKQDGTFIERQTFTAVPTNQLPSTIYPKLDTQSPTQNMQAPTSPTPLPRSPKHPISPTTPHPTYPPTPHTETPKVAIPKLYPTLPTAGDTNPQPREFPIPRPRDLPLPSLTPTNTYTPCSFKHSNDITFRELPLSDVIDDEDKPNKPRTDSVGFDSLMADYNPEYLTDFVLHGSHDHPDMHERILQDLDHMTRIPSLDEPVAEAVCILADTENWTVKVYSSQRLHSERPSLPALTSKLVGSILQRTAHLYNHKMSAQFCLENLERELRQLVLKSRMLAEYVRGIKRVTVDQLSAVLNIESQDIPLLMAIASCHSPHVAPVML
- the LOC101242748 gene encoding folliculin-interacting protein 2-like isoform X1 translates to MENMFQKLQKKILVSERKLNSRLSKCSLFSKPRILNHSMSPVVSPAVETPLCDETMVVVERPAPNVRLVLFKEFGDTSDRKIVFDSKSLQQVKEEKNIEQQQQQQQQQQEQKPQYQYVRTPADWDMLSEMLFGSVGMAHKVASIKIHYVKSPPQIMLSRVFCLPSLKDAATVSLDRGMENHLEMQRSNAVSSRRKANTMPVPSPVRSHTPQPINRLPRSDSSSSLTNFFANPYLLHSSTGSLGTTKIQIPSIHNKSHSLPKHQRDSFTLHEEINEKSVPFRRGKLRIGFAVLCEPEPSNAKAFRQFFFEHFPIIETHMTKLKNDIEQAFKFQPKQEFYHSMMKALSTFTLSLQTLYSTPRLPEPVWSTLQCPTTSTHQRSVVVNCFMGDLVRLVAHCNSKQKNCFFTGLLTSVLTHHLGWVSSATPSNGGNEPQENYNALWVQLGDLYGAVGSPTKVCRTVVTGSNHESVSTVLSVLSYFIRSARVDDVVPVPEKITPASLGVPTTVPVKNIRTNLVESELEDDEYVLVSVDDDVTMSQGTSSNSMTSSCSMTSSSSMTSSKNTMASSNIMTSSNSVTSSSALTSLKNNMTSSSTTTSSGMMTSSNRNNIHRSTSSPNASYTGDSPLLRTYSGPIKRRGNYPISGLRAPDRQRTYSNDGLLRHRGIQSRRKSHDTTCDKVAVESMVRSSTSTLSLNAISSNHRIILNKPDDVAAFELKLPEIPTHQPGCEPTIRNKPIPAKKLPTKDDAPCKEIETHAMHLEPRVQNVLNVQRACVELKTPPKLPTFAPNTKPPVPTEPRPPIRSVSNPSVVARDTIQPNLRRISSNCGAKVRVGARRQKLPCSPPPSGNYESESPSFQRIELMRIPSIEINHNAFDEYFNNSDDEQDETISKQDGTFIERQTFTAVPTNQLPSTIYPKLDTQSPTQNMQAPTSPTPLPRSPKHPISPTTPHPTYPPTPHTETPKVAIPKLYPTLPTAGDTNPQPREFPIPRPRDLPLPSLTPTNTYTPCSFKHSNDITFRELPLSDVIDDEDKPNKPRTDSVGFDSLMADYNPEYLTDFVLHGSHDHPDMHERILQDLDHMTRIPSLDEPVAEAVCILADTENWTVKVYSSQRLHSERPSLPALTSKLVGSILQRTAHLYNHKMSAQFCLENLERELRQLVLKSRMLAEYVRGIKRVTVDQLSAVLNIESQDIPLLMAIASCHSPHVAPVML